One Anolis carolinensis isolate JA03-04 chromosome 5, rAnoCar3.1.pri, whole genome shotgun sequence DNA segment encodes these proteins:
- the lrrn3 gene encoding leucine-rich repeat neuronal protein 3: protein MKDIPLKIHLILGLTIIALVHAVDKKTDCPQSCMCEVRPWFTPRSIYMEAWTVDCNDVGLSTFPVQLPANTQVLLLQANNIQKIEYSKEFPVNLTGLDLSQNSLSSVANIELRKIPQLLSVYLEENRLTELPDECLSGLSNLQELYVNHNLLSAIAPGAFTGLDNLLRLHLNSNSLQLINKKWFEAIPNLEILMIGENPIIKIEDRNFKPLSNLRSLVLAGINLTEIPDNALAGLENLESISFYDNRLVKVPHRALQKATNLKFLDLNKNPINRIQRGDFSNMIHLKELGINNMPELISIDNLAVDNLPDLRKIEATNNPRLSYIHPNAFYRLPRLESLMLNSNALSALYRSTIESLPNLKEISIHSNPIRCDCVIRWINMNKTSIRFMEPESLFCVDPPEFQGQNVRKIHFREMMEICLPLIAPESFPSKLNLETGSYISLHCRATAEPEPEVYWITPSGHKLLPNTVSLKYYVHSEGTLDISEITQKESGLYTCIATNLVGADLKSIMINVDGSSSQDDHTSLSINVESVQSHSILLSWKANSKIVKPTIRWTAFPKDGSSLASRSTRIPSHIKVYNFTHLTPSTEYKICMDIPTVQLQDARQCINVTTIGLDPEVTNYEKINITVFLACLGTLLVFFCVLSLFSCISHEMNCDAGHSYFRHYLKKQPFSFSELYPPLINLWDTGKEKSTALEVQATVIGVPPNMS, encoded by the coding sequence ATGAAGGACATCCCACTCAAAATTCACCTTATACTCGGTCTAACAATAATTGCACTAGTGCATGCTGTAGATAAAAAAACAGACTGCCCACAGTCATGTATGTGTGAAGTAAGACCATGGTTTACTCCAAGATCCATATACATGGAAGCCTGGACAGTGGACTGCAATGATGTAGGTCTCTCAACTTTCCCAGTCCAACTGCCTGCTAACACACAAGTTCTACTTCTACAGGCAAACAACATTCAAAAAATTGAATACTCAAAAGAATTTCCAGTAAACCTTACTGGTTTGGATTTATCTCAGAACAGTTTGTCCTCAGTGGCTAATATTGAACTTCGCAAGATACCGCAGCTTCTTTCAGTGTACCTGGAGGAAAATAGACTTACAGAATTGCCTGATGAATGTCTCTCAGGGCTGAGCAACCTCCAGGAACTCTATGTTAATCACAACCTGCTTTCTGCAATTGCACCAGGGGCTTTCACAGGCCTTGATAATCTTCTTAGGCTTCATCTCAATTCAAATAGCCTGCAACTGATCAACAAAAAGTGGTTTGAAGCTATTCCTAACCTGGAGATCCTCATGATTGGAGAAAATCCAATCATCAAAATCGAAGATAGGAACTTTAAGCCCCTTAGCAATCTGCGGAGCCTGGTTTTAGCAGGCATAAATCTCACAGAAATACCAGATAATGCCTTGGCTGGACTTGAAAATTTAGAAAGCATCTCTTTTTATGACAACAGATTAGTTAAAGTGCCCCATAGAGCTCTTCAAAAGGCTACAAATCTTAAATTTTTGGATCTAAACAAGAACCCTATTAACAGAATACAAAGGGGGGATTTTAGCAATATGATACACCTCAAAGAATTGGGAATTAACAACATGCCGGAACTGATATCAATTGATAATTTGGCTGTTGATaatttgccagatttgagaaaaATTGAAGCGACAAATAACCCCAGATTATCATACATACATCCAAATGCATTCTATCGACTTCCCCGACTGGAATCTCTTATGCTTAACAGTAATGCACTTAGTGCCCTGTACCGTAGTACAATTGAGTCCTTGCCCAATCTTAAGGAAATCAGCatacacagcaacccaatccgaTGCGACTGTGTCATCCGATGGATCAATATGAATAAAACCAGCATTCGATTCATGGAACCGGAGTCCTTATTTTGTGTGGATCCTCCTGAATTTCAAGGCCAGAATGTGAGGAAGATTCACTTTAGGGAAATGATGGAAATCTGCCTTCCACTGATAGCCCCAGAAAGTTTTCCTTCAAAACTAAATTTGGAAACAGGCAGCTACATTTCCCTGCACTGCCGAGCAACTGCAGAACCAGAACCTGAAGTATACTGGATAACTCCATCAGGACATAAACTTTTGCCCAACACTGTTTCACTGAAATATTATGTACATTCAGAAGGCACGCTTGATATCAGTGAGATAACACAAAAGGAAAGTGGCCTATACACATGCATAGCAACTAATTTAGTTGGTGCCGATTTAAAATCCATTATGATTAATGTGGATGGTTCTTCCTCCCAAGATGACCATACATCTTTGTCCATTAATGTAGAAAGTGTGCAATCTCATTCCATCCTATTGTCCTGGAAAGCAAATTCCAAAATAGTAAAGCCTACCATCAGATGGACTGCTTTTCCAAAGGATGGAAGCTCTTTGGCATCCCGGAGCACCCGAATCCCATCCCATATCAAGGTCTACAATTTTACACACCTTACTCCATCAACGGAATATAAAATTTGTATGGACATCCCCACTGTTCAGTTGCAGGATGCAAGGCAATGCATCAATGTCACCACAATAGGATTGGATCCAGAAGTGACAAATTACGAGAAAATCAACATCACCGTGTTTCTTGCCTGCCTTGGTACTCTTTTGGTATTTTTTTGTGTACTGTCTCTCTTCAGTTGCATCTCCCACGAAATGAACTGTGATGCAGGACACAGCTATTTCAGGCACTATCTGAAGAAGCAACCCTTTTCCTTCAGTGAGCTTTATCCTCCGCTAATCAATCTTTGGGATACTGGCAAAGAGAAAAGCACAGCCCTAGAAGTCCAGGCAACAGTTATAGGGGTTCCTCCAAACATGTCATGA